In Kitasatospora sp. NA04385, a single genomic region encodes these proteins:
- a CDS encoding alpha/beta fold hydrolase, giving the protein MGFGGAWRGWWTRRRAVLAGGVATALLVGGGAVALAGQPERVHREDRFLEMPEVAGSAESVRIDTSFFTAGGSGPRPAVLLAHGFGGSKDELRPRAEELARQGYAVLTWSARGFGKSTGQIGLNQPEREVADVSRLVDWLAQRPEVRLDGPGDPRVGVTGASYGGAVSLLAAGYDHRIDAIAPQITWFDLADALFPQAAQGGSAADGVFKKLWAGIFFTTGSSTAFGEAAGEGSGEGSGGGAGAGSGSGAGPGGGSAAAPAPGPVGCGRFRAELCAMYDRVAAAGRPDADAVKLLEHSSPASVADRIKVPTLVVQGQQDSLFPLDQGDRIARAVAANGAPVAVDWFGAGHDGGQETSTRADARISAWFDHYLKGDGTDTGPAFRVTRTGGVDSTGFQAVLRGADADAYPGLDGTARREVPLSGREQQVANPPGGSPPNISTLPGIGALAQLSSVGAGLSIDFPGQYASFESAPLDGALDLTGAPTVSVRIAADAPEAVLFAKLYDVAPDGKQTLPQQLVAPLRVTGADAAGGRTVRITLPAVEHQFPAGHRLRLVLAATDLAYASPAQPATYTVSAAGALSVPTVTELRTESAPVPDRTWALPLVALAVAALLVFARRRRDTAPAPDPELTGVPLVITGLSKKYRGSTDRYAVRDLSFRVETGQVLGLLGPNGAGKTTTLRMLMGLIRPDAGEIRVFGQAIRPGAPVLSRVGAFVEGAGFLPHLSGRANLESYWSATGRPVEDAHFAEALEIAGLGEALERAVRTYSQGMRQRLAIAQAMLGLPDLLILDEPTNGLDPPQIREMREVMVRYAAAGRTVIVSSHLLAEVEQSCTHLVVMERGQLVVAGPTAEITGAGEQLLVSVEDGFEGADAVAGKLAELAGIASAEAVDAGLLVRLDGLPASRLTAELVRLGVPVTGIGPQRRLEDAFLSLIRGAAA; this is encoded by the coding sequence ATGGGCTTCGGTGGGGCGTGGCGCGGCTGGTGGACCAGGCGCAGGGCGGTGCTGGCCGGTGGCGTGGCGACCGCGCTGCTGGTCGGCGGCGGGGCGGTCGCGTTGGCCGGGCAGCCGGAGCGGGTGCACCGGGAGGACCGCTTCCTGGAGATGCCCGAGGTCGCGGGCAGCGCCGAGAGCGTCCGGATCGACACCTCGTTCTTCACCGCCGGCGGCTCCGGGCCGCGCCCGGCGGTGCTGCTGGCGCACGGCTTCGGCGGGTCGAAGGACGAACTGCGCCCGCGCGCCGAGGAGTTGGCCCGCCAGGGGTACGCGGTGCTGACCTGGTCGGCGCGCGGCTTCGGGAAGTCCACCGGGCAGATCGGGCTGAACCAGCCCGAGCGCGAGGTCGCGGACGTCTCGCGGCTGGTGGACTGGCTGGCGCAGCGCCCCGAGGTGCGGCTGGACGGCCCCGGCGACCCCAGGGTGGGCGTCACCGGCGCCTCGTACGGGGGCGCGGTCTCGCTGCTGGCCGCCGGGTACGACCACCGGATCGACGCGATCGCCCCGCAGATCACCTGGTTCGACCTGGCGGACGCGCTCTTCCCGCAGGCCGCGCAGGGCGGTTCGGCCGCCGACGGGGTGTTCAAGAAGCTGTGGGCCGGGATCTTCTTCACCACCGGCTCCTCCACCGCCTTCGGCGAGGCCGCCGGGGAAGGCTCTGGGGAAGGCTCCGGGGGCGGTGCGGGGGCGGGTTCGGGCTCCGGTGCGGGCCCCGGCGGGGGCTCGGCCGCCGCCCCGGCGCCGGGTCCGGTGGGCTGCGGGCGGTTCCGGGCGGAGCTGTGCGCGATGTACGACCGGGTCGCGGCGGCCGGGCGGCCGGACGCGGACGCGGTGAAGCTGCTGGAGCACTCCAGCCCCGCCTCGGTGGCCGACCGGATCAAGGTGCCGACGCTGGTCGTCCAGGGCCAGCAGGACTCGCTGTTCCCGCTCGACCAGGGCGACCGGATCGCCAGGGCGGTGGCCGCGAACGGCGCACCCGTCGCGGTGGACTGGTTCGGCGCCGGGCACGACGGCGGCCAGGAGACCAGCACCCGGGCCGATGCCCGGATCAGCGCCTGGTTCGACCACTACCTCAAGGGCGACGGCACCGACACCGGCCCCGCGTTCCGGGTCACCCGCACCGGCGGCGTCGACTCCACCGGCTTCCAGGCGGTGCTGCGCGGCGCGGACGCCGACGCCTACCCCGGCCTGGACGGCACGGCGCGGCGCGAAGTCCCGCTGAGCGGCCGCGAACAGCAGGTCGCCAACCCGCCCGGCGGGTCGCCGCCGAACATCTCGACCCTGCCCGGCATCGGTGCGCTCGCCCAGCTGTCCTCGGTCGGCGCGGGCCTGTCCATCGACTTCCCCGGCCAGTACGCCTCCTTCGAATCGGCCCCGCTGGACGGCGCCCTGGACCTCACCGGCGCCCCCACCGTCTCGGTGCGGATCGCGGCGGACGCGCCCGAGGCGGTGCTGTTCGCGAAGCTGTACGACGTCGCCCCCGACGGCAAGCAGACGCTCCCGCAGCAGCTGGTCGCACCGCTGCGGGTGACCGGCGCGGACGCGGCCGGCGGGCGGACCGTGCGGATCACGCTGCCCGCCGTGGAGCACCAGTTCCCGGCCGGGCACCGGCTGCGCCTGGTGCTGGCCGCCACCGACCTGGCGTACGCCTCGCCCGCCCAGCCCGCCACGTACACCGTCTCGGCGGCCGGGGCGCTGAGCGTGCCCACCGTCACCGAGCTGCGCACCGAGTCCGCGCCGGTGCCGGACCGGACGTGGGCCCTGCCGCTGGTCGCGCTGGCCGTTGCCGCGCTGCTGGTGTTCGCCCGCCGGCGCCGGGACACCGCCCCCGCGCCGGACCCGGAGCTCACCGGTGTGCCGCTGGTGATCACCGGCCTGTCGAAGAAGTACAGGGGCTCGACCGACCGGTACGCGGTGCGCGACCTGTCCTTCCGGGTGGAGACCGGGCAGGTGCTCGGCCTGCTCGGCCCCAACGGCGCGGGCAAGACCACCACGCTGCGGATGCTGATGGGCCTGATCCGCCCCGACGCGGGCGAGATCCGGGTGTTCGGCCAGGCGATCCGGCCGGGCGCGCCGGTGCTCTCCCGGGTCGGCGCGTTCGTCGAGGGCGCGGGCTTCCTGCCGCACCTGTCCGGCCGGGCCAACCTGGAGTCGTACTGGTCGGCCACCGGCCGCCCCGTCGAGGACGCGCACTTCGCCGAGGCGCTGGAGATCGCCGGCCTCGGCGAGGCCCTGGAACGCGCGGTGCGCACCTACTCGCAGGGCATGCGGCAGCGCCTGGCCATCGCCCAGGCCATGCTGGGCCTGCCCGACCTGCTGATCCTGGACGAGCCCACCAACGGGCTCGACCCGCCGCAGATCCGCGAGATGCGGGAGGTGATGGTCCGGTACGCCGCCGCCGGGCGCACCGTCATCGTCTCCAGCCACCTGCTCGCCGAGGTCGAGCAGTCCTGCACCCACCTGGTGGTGATGGAACGCGGGCAGCTGGTGGTCGCCGGGCCGACCGCGGAGATCACCGGCGCGGGCGAACAGCTGCTGGTGTCCGTCGAGGACGGCTTCGAGGGCGCCGACGCGGTTGCCGGGAAGCTGGCCGAACTCGCCGGCATCGCCTCCGCCGAGGCCGTGGACGCCGGGCTGCTGGTGCGCCTGGACGGCCTGCCCGCGAGCCGGCTGACCGCCGAACTGGTGCGCCTGGGCGTGCCGGTGACCGGCATCGGCCCGCAGCGCCGACTGGAGGACGCCTTCCTGTCCCTGATCCGAGGAGCGGCGGCATGA
- a CDS encoding mechanosensitive ion channel family protein: protein MFWPLASLLTALFATLFAGWLVDQILQRLAARHPDAPVWAQLRRCRVPLQLVLLSALLLATRPVRRMFHTDDDAIRHGVLLVLIGSVGWLTVRVLAAALAAVLSRYETVTEDASRVRRVRTQLDLVRRVGAAVVWVVTGGALLLTFDAMRTVGTSLLASAGIIGIIAGIAAQSALGNFFAGLQIAFSDTVRIGDTVVLDGQQGTVEEITLSYLVLRLWDERRLVVPVSYFVSKPYENWTRRDPGLLAWLLLHLDHRTPVGALRAELERYLAGSELWDGRDWSLAVSDTTPSTVVVRATMTARDPDATAALRLAVREHLLAYLRDHHPESLPRVRTE, encoded by the coding sequence GTGTTCTGGCCGCTCGCCAGCCTGCTCACCGCGCTCTTCGCCACGCTGTTCGCCGGCTGGCTGGTCGACCAGATCCTCCAGCGCCTGGCCGCCCGCCACCCCGACGCCCCGGTCTGGGCCCAGCTGCGCCGCTGCCGCGTCCCGCTCCAACTGGTGCTGCTGTCGGCCCTGTTGCTCGCCACCCGGCCGGTGCGCCGGATGTTCCACACCGACGACGACGCGATCCGCCACGGCGTCCTGCTGGTGCTGATCGGCTCGGTCGGCTGGCTGACCGTCCGGGTGCTGGCCGCCGCGCTGGCGGCGGTCCTGAGCCGCTACGAGACGGTCACCGAGGACGCCTCCCGCGTCCGGCGGGTGCGCACCCAACTCGACCTGGTCCGCCGGGTCGGCGCCGCCGTCGTCTGGGTGGTCACCGGCGGCGCGCTGCTGCTCACCTTCGACGCGATGCGCACCGTCGGCACCAGCCTGCTCGCCTCGGCCGGCATCATCGGCATCATCGCGGGCATCGCCGCCCAGTCCGCCCTGGGCAACTTCTTCGCCGGCCTGCAGATCGCCTTCAGCGACACCGTCCGGATCGGCGACACCGTGGTGCTGGACGGCCAGCAGGGCACCGTCGAGGAGATCACCCTGTCCTACCTGGTGCTGCGCCTGTGGGACGAGCGCCGGCTGGTCGTGCCGGTCTCCTACTTCGTCTCCAAGCCGTACGAGAACTGGACCCGCCGCGACCCCGGCCTGCTCGCCTGGCTGCTGCTGCACCTCGACCACCGCACCCCGGTCGGCGCCCTGCGCGCCGAACTGGAGCGCTACCTCGCCGGCAGCGAGCTGTGGGACGGCCGGGACTGGTCCCTCGCCGTCTCCGACACCACCCCGTCCACCGTGGTGGTGCGCGCCACGATGACCGCCCGCGACCCGGACGCCACCGCCGCCCTCAGACTCGCCGTCCGCGAGCACCTGCTGGCGTACCTGCGCGACCACCACCCGGAGTCCCTGCCCCGGGTGCGCACCGAGTGA
- a CDS encoding GNAT family N-acetyltransferase: MGAPLTGPAIRVVDGDADAALARGVRHEVFVVEQNVPPELEYDEYDATSAHLLAVGPDGAALGTARLIHGAEALEMTGGIEGRVLLGRLAVVAAARGTGLGAQLVRAIEELGREHGAREVELHAQVQALGFYERLGYVAEGPVYDDAGIPHRTMTRVL, translated from the coding sequence ATGGGCGCCCCGCTGACGGGCCCCGCGATCCGGGTGGTCGACGGGGACGCGGACGCGGCGCTGGCGCGCGGCGTGCGGCACGAGGTGTTCGTGGTCGAGCAGAACGTCCCGCCGGAGCTGGAGTACGACGAGTACGACGCGACCTCCGCGCACCTGCTGGCCGTCGGGCCGGACGGGGCGGCGCTCGGCACCGCCCGGCTGATCCACGGCGCCGAGGCGCTGGAGATGACCGGCGGCATCGAGGGCCGGGTGCTGCTCGGCCGCCTCGCCGTGGTCGCCGCCGCCCGCGGGACCGGGCTCGGTGCGCAACTGGTGCGTGCGATCGAGGAGTTGGGCCGCGAGCACGGGGCGCGCGAGGTGGAGCTGCACGCGCAGGTGCAGGCGCTCGGGTTCTACGAGCGGCTCGGGTACGTGGCCGAGGGGCCGGTGTACGACGACGCCGGGATTCCGCACCGGACGATGACCCGGGTGCTGTAG
- a CDS encoding RluA family pseudouridine synthase, translating into MSIAAQTRSLPVPDGLEGERLDAALARMFGFSRTKAAELAAEGKVTLDGAAAGKSDRVTAGSWLEVEIPAPAAPVQVVAEAVEGMRIIHDDDHVVVIDKPVGVAAHPSPGWTGPTVIGGLAAAGYRISTSGAAERQGVVHRLDVGTSGIMVVAKSERAYTDLKRQFHDRVTEKKYNALVQGHPDPLSGTVDAPIGRHPSSDWKWAVTRDGKPSVTHYDLIEAYRAASLLDIKLETGRTHQIRVHMSALRHPCVGDLTYGADPTLAKRLGLTRQWLHAVSLGFEHPEDGRWVEFTSSYPEDLQHALDTIAEES; encoded by the coding sequence GTGAGCATCGCAGCGCAGACCCGTAGCCTCCCCGTACCCGACGGCCTGGAGGGCGAGCGGCTGGACGCCGCCCTGGCCCGGATGTTCGGGTTCTCCCGCACCAAGGCCGCCGAACTCGCCGCCGAGGGCAAGGTCACCCTGGACGGCGCGGCCGCCGGGAAGTCGGACCGGGTCACCGCCGGGTCCTGGCTGGAGGTCGAGATCCCGGCCCCGGCCGCGCCGGTGCAGGTCGTCGCCGAGGCCGTCGAGGGCATGCGGATCATCCACGACGACGACCACGTCGTCGTCATCGACAAGCCGGTCGGCGTGGCCGCGCACCCCAGCCCCGGCTGGACCGGCCCCACCGTGATCGGCGGCCTGGCCGCGGCCGGCTACCGGATCTCCACCTCCGGCGCCGCCGAGCGCCAGGGCGTGGTGCACCGGCTCGACGTCGGCACCTCCGGGATCATGGTGGTCGCCAAGTCCGAGCGGGCCTACACCGACCTGAAGCGGCAGTTCCACGACCGGGTCACCGAGAAGAAGTACAACGCGCTGGTCCAGGGCCACCCCGACCCGCTCTCCGGCACCGTGGACGCGCCGATCGGCCGGCACCCCAGCAGCGACTGGAAGTGGGCCGTCACCCGCGACGGCAAGCCCTCCGTCACGCACTACGACCTGATCGAGGCGTACCGGGCCGCGTCCCTGCTGGACATCAAGCTGGAGACCGGCCGCACCCACCAGATCCGGGTGCACATGTCCGCGCTGCGCCACCCCTGCGTCGGCGACCTCACCTACGGCGCGGACCCGACGCTGGCCAAGCGGCTGGGCCTGACCCGGCAGTGGCTGCACGCCGTCTCGCTGGGCTTCGAGCACCCGGAGGACGGGCGCTGGGTCGAGTTCACCTCCTCCTACCCCGAGGACCTGCAGCACGCGCTGGACACCATCGCGGAGGAGAGCTGA
- a CDS encoding FMN-binding glutamate synthase family protein → MKARTIGAAAAAAVAALAARDLLQKRHALLRNFPVAGHARYLLERIGPELRQYIVTSNEEERPFSRDQRSWIYASAKEENNYFGFGTEVDVAHVQGHAYLKQRTFAGPLPDAHDPQAPLPSAKVLGGPRGRAKAFRPGSVVNVSAMSFGSLSGAAITALNEGAAQAGALHNTGEGGLSPYHRKGGGELVLQLGTSYFGCRNEDGGFDLARLREVVASAPVRAIEIKLSQGAKPGLGGMLPGAKVTPEIAAIRGIPVGKDCASPSRHSAFGDTDSMLDFVELLAAETGLPVGIKSAVGELGFWRELASMMARGDRGVDFVTVDGGEGGTGAAPRIFADSVSLPFRMGFSRVYGTFAELGLTDRLTFIGSGKLGLPENAAVAFALGADLVNVAREAMLSIGCIQAQKCHTDRCPTGIATQDPWLARGIDPASKATRAAHYLRTLRRELTKVSSAVGVAHPALITPEDIEVLNGDYEARTLASVYGYKDGWGRLGPELAEEITRLLTA, encoded by the coding sequence ATGAAGGCCCGCACGATAGGCGCCGCCGCCGCTGCCGCAGTGGCCGCGCTCGCGGCCCGCGACCTGCTGCAGAAGCGGCACGCGCTGCTGCGCAACTTCCCGGTGGCCGGGCACGCCCGGTACCTGCTGGAGCGGATCGGCCCGGAGCTGCGGCAGTACATCGTGACCTCCAACGAGGAGGAGCGCCCGTTCAGCCGCGACCAGCGCAGCTGGATCTACGCCTCCGCGAAGGAGGAGAACAACTACTTCGGCTTCGGCACCGAGGTCGACGTCGCGCACGTCCAGGGCCACGCCTACCTGAAGCAGCGCACCTTCGCCGGCCCGCTGCCGGACGCGCACGACCCGCAGGCCCCGCTGCCCTCCGCCAAGGTGCTGGGCGGCCCGCGCGGGCGGGCGAAGGCGTTCCGCCCGGGCAGCGTGGTCAACGTCTCCGCGATGAGCTTCGGCTCGCTCTCCGGCGCCGCGATCACCGCCCTGAACGAGGGCGCGGCGCAGGCCGGCGCGCTGCACAACACCGGCGAGGGCGGCCTGTCCCCGTACCACCGCAAGGGCGGCGGCGAGCTGGTGCTGCAACTGGGCACCTCGTACTTCGGGTGCCGGAACGAGGACGGCGGATTCGACCTGGCCCGGCTCAGGGAGGTGGTGGCCTCCGCCCCGGTCCGGGCGATCGAGATCAAGCTCTCCCAGGGCGCCAAGCCGGGCCTGGGCGGCATGCTGCCGGGCGCGAAGGTGACGCCGGAGATCGCCGCCATCCGCGGCATCCCGGTCGGGAAGGACTGCGCCTCGCCGTCCCGGCACAGCGCGTTCGGCGACACCGACTCGATGCTGGACTTCGTCGAGCTGCTGGCCGCCGAGACCGGCCTGCCGGTCGGGATCAAGAGCGCGGTGGGCGAGCTGGGCTTCTGGCGGGAGCTGGCGTCGATGATGGCGCGCGGCGACCGGGGCGTGGACTTCGTGACCGTCGACGGCGGCGAGGGCGGCACCGGCGCGGCGCCGCGGATCTTCGCCGACTCGGTGTCGCTGCCGTTCCGGATGGGCTTCTCCCGGGTCTACGGCACCTTCGCCGAGCTGGGCCTGACCGACCGGCTGACCTTCATCGGCTCCGGCAAGCTCGGCCTGCCGGAGAACGCCGCGGTGGCCTTCGCACTCGGCGCCGACCTGGTCAACGTGGCGCGCGAGGCGATGCTGTCGATCGGCTGCATCCAGGCCCAGAAGTGCCACACCGACCGCTGCCCCACCGGCATCGCCACCCAGGACCCGTGGCTGGCCCGCGGCATCGACCCGGCGTCGAAGGCCACCCGGGCCGCGCACTACCTGCGCACCCTGCGCCGGGAGCTGACCAAGGTCTCCTCCGCCGTCGGCGTCGCCCACCCCGCGCTGATCACCCCCGAGGACATCGAGGTCCTGAACGGCGACTACGAGGCCCGCACGCTGGCCTCGGTCTACGGTTACAAGGACGGCTGGGGGCGGCTCGGCCCGGAGCTCGCCGAGGAGATCACCCGGCTGCTCACCGCCTGA
- a CDS encoding DUF3592 domain-containing protein: MGWDGVLLLWCAAWGAVALVGAVRSLAGVTEAQRTVRLAGRIRAVGPVRDGGSRIGGIPVTVVYRDPASGREVVVEGDDGRGETLTAVWVGREIGVSHPRGRPQEHRFANAPERPARGLAGPAGALFALYAGLVALAAVRWAWPWALVGTAGPWALLGLWYLPGAVRDRRAKRARLAGTDAVPGRIVAVFRDVRVDEDDGSTLTTLTPVLAFTTRDGTAVTAHCTAHLADPARARGREVTVHHPPGDPAGFTLDPAADRRSWGWDLAVHVIVLVLLAATAATGVVLLRR, from the coding sequence GTGGGGTGGGACGGGGTCTTGCTGCTGTGGTGCGCGGCGTGGGGCGCGGTGGCGCTGGTCGGGGCGGTCCGCTCGCTGGCCGGCGTGACCGAGGCGCAGCGGACGGTCCGGCTGGCCGGGCGGATCCGGGCGGTCGGCCCGGTGCGGGACGGCGGCTCGCGGATCGGCGGCATCCCGGTGACCGTCGTCTACCGGGACCCGGCCTCGGGCCGGGAGGTGGTCGTCGAGGGTGACGACGGGCGCGGCGAGACGCTCACCGCGGTGTGGGTGGGCCGGGAGATCGGGGTCAGCCACCCGCGCGGGCGGCCGCAGGAGCACCGGTTCGCCAACGCCCCCGAGCGGCCCGCCCGGGGCCTGGCCGGGCCGGCCGGCGCGCTGTTCGCGCTCTACGCGGGCCTGGTGGCGCTGGCCGCCGTCCGCTGGGCCTGGCCGTGGGCGCTGGTCGGCACCGCCGGGCCGTGGGCGCTGCTCGGGCTCTGGTACCTGCCCGGGGCCGTCCGGGACCGGCGGGCGAAGCGGGCCCGGCTGGCCGGGACGGACGCGGTGCCGGGGCGGATCGTCGCCGTGTTCCGGGACGTCCGGGTGGACGAGGACGACGGTTCGACCCTCACCACCCTCACGCCCGTCCTCGCGTTCACCACCCGGGACGGCACCGCCGTCACCGCGCACTGCACCGCGCACCTCGCCGACCCGGCCCGGGCGCGCGGGCGCGAGGTGACGGTGCACCACCCGCCCGGGGACCCGGCCGGGTTCACGCTGGACCCGGCGGCCGACCGGCGCTCGTGGGGGTGGGACCTGGCGGTGCACGTCATCGTGCTGGTGCTGCTCGCGGCGACGGCGGCGACCGGCGTCGTCCTGCTGCGGCGGTGA
- the lspA gene encoding signal peptidase II, whose product MTDPAPGADRPQDAGATAAEGGRAVVRRRRISVLLAVALLAYLIDLGSKLLVVARLEGRSSPIGVIGDWMTFQVIRNPGAAFGMGQAMTLLFTAIAAGVIVVIWRIARRLYSLPWAIALGLLLGGALGNLTDRLFRAPSVLRGHVVDFISVQHFAVFNLADSAIVCGGILVVLLSFRGSNPDGTTHGGPAAKAEPAGEKAAEPDGEG is encoded by the coding sequence GTGACCGACCCGGCCCCCGGAGCGGACCGGCCGCAGGACGCCGGAGCGACGGCCGCCGAGGGCGGCCGCGCCGTGGTCCGCCGCCGACGGATCAGCGTGCTGCTGGCCGTCGCGCTGCTCGCCTACCTGATCGACCTCGGCTCCAAGCTGCTGGTCGTCGCCAGGCTGGAGGGCCGGAGCAGCCCGATCGGGGTGATCGGCGACTGGATGACCTTCCAGGTGATCCGCAACCCCGGCGCCGCGTTCGGCATGGGCCAGGCCATGACGCTGCTGTTCACCGCGATCGCCGCCGGCGTCATCGTGGTGATCTGGCGGATCGCCCGCCGCCTGTACAGCCTGCCCTGGGCGATCGCCCTCGGCCTGCTGCTCGGCGGCGCGCTCGGCAACCTCACCGACCGGCTGTTCCGCGCCCCCTCGGTGCTGCGCGGGCACGTGGTCGACTTCATCTCGGTCCAGCACTTCGCGGTCTTCAACCTCGCCGACTCGGCGATCGTCTGCGGCGGCATCCTGGTCGTCCTGCTCTCCTTCCGCGGCTCCAACCCGGACGGCACCACGCACGGCGGGCCGGCCGCCAAGGCCGAGCCGGCCGGGGAGAAGGCCGCGGAGCCCGACGGCGAGGGCTGA
- a CDS encoding TraR/DksA family transcriptional regulator — MSTARRKTGTAGHTAASSRNHVPAGSGARGGAESVDPAELPVRPGEDPWTAEEVAELHDELASDIVRLRAEIEASEAAIAGLMRDSNDGAGDDQVDAGTKNINRESELSLANNARDSLAQTERALARLEGTAFGRCESCGQPVGKARLQAFPRATLCVSCKAKQERR, encoded by the coding sequence GTGAGTACTGCGCGGCGAAAGACCGGCACCGCCGGACACACCGCGGCGAGCAGCCGCAACCACGTGCCGGCCGGCAGCGGGGCCCGCGGCGGCGCCGAGTCGGTCGACCCGGCCGAGCTGCCCGTCCGCCCCGGGGAGGACCCGTGGACGGCCGAGGAGGTCGCCGAACTCCACGACGAGCTGGCCTCCGACATCGTCCGGCTGCGCGCCGAGATCGAGGCCTCCGAGGCCGCCATCGCCGGCCTGATGCGGGACTCCAACGACGGCGCGGGCGACGACCAGGTCGACGCCGGCACCAAGAACATCAACCGGGAGAGCGAGCTGTCGCTCGCCAACAACGCCCGTGACAGCCTCGCCCAGACCGAGCGCGCCCTGGCCCGCCTGGAGGGCACCGCCTTCGGCCGCTGCGAGTCCTGCGGCCAGCCCGTCGGCAAGGCCCGCCTGCAGGCCTTCCCGCGCGCCACGCTCTGCGTCAGCTGCAAGGCCAAGCAGGAACGCCGCTGA